Sequence from the Maribacter algicola genome:
GGGCTTGGGTGTCCCTTGGGGAAGTTGCTTTTTTATTTCCTCCCAATCAATTTGCCTTTCAGCTACGGTAACATACCCCGTTTCTTCAACAAACTGGGAAAATTGGGCATTGGT
This genomic interval carries:
- a CDS encoding SUMF1/EgtB/PvdO family nonheme iron enzyme; this translates as MAHEKPRHKVAVDGFFIDTHEVTNAQFSQFVEETGYVTVAERQIDWEEIKKQLPQGTPKPHDSILQPGSLVFKKT